One stretch of Anaerolineales bacterium DNA includes these proteins:
- a CDS encoding ABC transporter permease, whose translation MPVLHIILKDLARALRSPQVLAFMLVLPLAEAGLPYLAFSGLASGFDVQRTRVLIVNLDLPVAEYPGLLAGGMLADMFREESLQDLLETADAESEAAARAAVDAREADAAVIIPADFTASLFREGATTEVEIYHDPALTLGPAIVHDVVTGFLDGFTGTLIAADTAGRDAPLEPPAREELMRRYGEWARRVGERLEGGGHPALAYRLPSGARETGRVMEIKIGPVMVGMLVFFAFFVGAVSAQSILREQEQGTLARLCRTPLSQAAILAGKAAAVALLLALQAGLLIAVGGALFGIAWGDPLSVMANVLGLMTAAGGFGVMLISFMRTTRQAFLVMGGAVMLTGMAGGTMTTTFADLPGAFTTLNLLTPQGWIVRGFTAAMNGASFAEAAVPALVAVGTGAAFYAIASWKISRRWK comes from the coding sequence ATGCCCGTTCTGCACATCATCCTGAAAGACCTTGCGCGCGCGTTGCGCAGCCCGCAAGTGCTGGCCTTCATGCTCGTCCTTCCGCTCGCGGAAGCCGGGCTCCCGTACCTCGCCTTTTCCGGCCTCGCCTCCGGGTTCGACGTCCAGCGGACGCGCGTGCTGATCGTCAACCTCGATCTCCCCGTCGCCGAATATCCCGGCTTGCTGGCCGGCGGGATGCTGGCGGATATGTTCCGCGAGGAAAGCTTGCAAGATCTGCTCGAAACGGCGGATGCGGAATCCGAAGCCGCCGCACGGGCCGCGGTGGATGCGCGCGAGGCGGACGCGGCCGTGATCATTCCGGCCGATTTCACCGCCTCCCTCTTCCGGGAGGGCGCCACGACCGAAGTGGAGATTTATCACGATCCGGCGCTCACCCTCGGCCCGGCGATCGTCCACGACGTCGTGACCGGCTTTCTCGACGGATTCACCGGGACGCTGATCGCCGCCGATACCGCCGGGCGCGACGCTCCGCTGGAACCGCCGGCGCGCGAGGAGCTGATGCGGCGTTATGGGGAATGGGCCCGGCGGGTGGGCGAGCGGCTCGAGGGCGGCGGTCATCCGGCCCTCGCCTACCGCCTTCCGTCGGGCGCGCGCGAAACCGGGAGGGTTATGGAGATCAAAATCGGTCCGGTGATGGTCGGCATGCTGGTCTTCTTCGCCTTTTTCGTCGGCGCCGTCTCCGCCCAATCCATCCTGCGCGAACAGGAACAGGGGACTCTCGCGCGGCTGTGCCGGACTCCGCTTTCGCAGGCCGCGATCCTGGCCGGAAAAGCCGCCGCCGTCGCGCTGCTCCTGGCGCTGCAGGCGGGCCTGCTGATCGCCGTCGGCGGCGCGCTGTTCGGGATCGCCTGGGGCGATCCGTTGTCGGTGATGGCCAACGTTCTGGGCCTGATGACCGCCGCCGGCGGGTTCGGGGTGATGCTGATCAGCTTCATGCGCACCACCCGCCAGGCGTTCCTGGTCATGGGCGGCGCGGTGATGCTCACCGGGATGGCCGGCGGGACGATGACCACCACCTTCGCCGACCTGCCCGGCGCCTTCACAACCCTCAACCTGTTGACACCCCAGGGCTGGATCGTCCGCGGGTTCACCGCCGCGATGAACGGCGCAAGCTTCGCCGAGGCGGCCGTCCCCGCCCTCGTCGCGGTGGGGACGGGTGCGGCGTTCTATGCAATCGCGTCGTGGAAGATAAGCAGGCGATGGAAATAG